The nucleotide sequence tcaaagacaAAACCTTAAAGGGCGAGAGAGTGGGAAAGCCAAACAGCTGTGgagcggcaaagagggagatccccagccgcgtcctgccttaaatagggcaggccatgcccccagagccagccgattggctggccaggtggTGACACggccgggaatccccccaatcgcgTGGGAGCTGGGCTCCAGCCACTGCGCGTGTGGTAGGGCCGTGAAGCCCACAGCCCCACCTCTGCTGAAGGGCAGAAGTGACTAAACTGGTAAGGACACCTTTAACATCCAGCTTAACCTCATGCTTCTTCTTTCAGTTTGTTGAGTGCATTGGCCTGAACCAAAAGCCTTTCCACCTGGTTGGCATGTCCATGGGCGGAACAATTGCTGGTATTTATGCGGCTCAGTATCCATCTGATATCTCTCGCTTGTCTCTCCTTTGCCCACCTGGTGAGTGTctgaggcaggggtggggaatgtcaGACCTGGGGACCAGATGCAACCCCACCTCCAACAACCCCTCGGCCTCTCTATTTCATCCTCCAAACTCCCCCCAGGTCACAACCCTCTCACCAACCTTGCTTTGCATCCCAGATTCCTGGCTGCAATTTGTCCTTGAACACCGATgattgcctcttgcttgtctgactGAAGGACAGagaggactgtgtgtgtgtgtatatggaaactagccctatacagtggtacctcaggttacatacgcttcaggttacagactctgctaactcagaaatagtgcttcaggttaagaactttgcttcaggatgagaacagaaatcgtgctccggcagcgcagcggcagcaggaggccccattagctaaagtggtgcttcaggttaagaacagtttcaggttaagaacggacctccagaacgaattaagtacttaacctgaggtaccactgtactattaaagcacattcttcccctcaaagaatcctgggcactgcagtttatccctcacagagttcCCACTCCCAGCAACACATAACAAACTACCAAGCCCAGAATTATCTGAGCtggaaaaatgtgctttgaatgtgttcaaaaggtacagtggtacctcgggttacagacgcttcaggttatgcgttttcaggttatggacgcgccaaaacccggaagtaccagaacggattacttctgggttttggccaccacgctttgcacatgcgcagaagcgccaaatcgcgtcatgcacatgcgcagacgcagcactgcAGGTTGAGAACGtacctcccgcacagatcacatttgcaaaccgaggttccactgtacagtgtttCGTTCTCAGTGCTGCTCAGAGAGTAGTTTCTCTTCACAGAcagacacagtggtacctcggttttcgaacgtaatccactctggaagactgttcgacttctgaaacattcaaaaaccgaagcacAAAGGGAGGTCTGCAGATTTAATTGAGAAACACTCAACgaaagccgtttgacttctgaggtgctttcgaaaaccgaggtaccactgtatacaaatataTACAATATACGGGGAGGAACCTAACCCATACATTCTTACATAAATTTGAAATTATTATCCTAACGCATACGCAAATATCAATAGCATACCACATTTGGCAACTGTGCTAGGACTATTGAGGTAGCCACCAGCAATATTCCTTGCTCCATTAGCTCACTCCAGTCCCAACTTCTATTCCAGCTGTTACCAACTTGGCCTTGCAGAtatttgctgcactacaactcccatcagcccttgccagcatGCTCttactgcctggggctgatgggagttgtggtccaacaacatctagatggggtcaggttggcaaaggctattGCGGACTTCCAGCACTGTTCTGTGGTTCCAGATCTCCCATTTATAGCAACCGGTTGACCAGTAACTACATTTCTAAGCCGCACATTTTCTCCGAACTCTTTAGGCCTACGGAATGCAGCAGATAATGAGTTCATCAAACGTTTGAAGGAGCTGCGGAAATCTACCAACTCACACAGCAACCCTCTGGTTCCTTTGACCGTAAAACAGGGAGAAAGTTTGCTCAGACTTGGCTTATACCATCCCAGCAGTACAAACATGCAGGTGAAGAGGTAGCGCCCTGAAAAATTGTAGGACTCTGGCCTAATAGTTTGGAACAATGTCCCAGACCTTGGCAAGCTTgtccacctgcctgtcttctgcagcatgtgGTGGTACAGGCAGGAGAGGCACGAGATGAAATCTGAAACAGAAGGTTGGGTAAATAGACTGAGTTTGGTGAACTTGCAACTTTTCATTTGCCAGGGATTCTTaagctcagttgcttagagcgtGGTGTtgttaatgccaaggttgcaggttcgatccctgtatgggacagctgcatattactgaattgcagggggttgggctagtgTCAGGGTTTGGGgaatcagctccccccccccccccgtggctgtaaatgagcagatcaaacgaaatgaattcttaccagttagtttctttaataaacacagcaaAGGGCAAAAGAAAGCATCTAACCAGAATGGCAGTGCTCCCAGTAAAGGTCACTCCCCCTTCCGTCCATGTTAATCCACGTCACTCCCACATTTTGTAATCTGAGTCTGTAGTCTCTGCGCTTTCTAagctgacactttctgagctctccgtgtctttggggaaggggtgtgtgtgtggatactatccagagactgtgaatctgttaactctctctcttctagtttttcttctgctagctgttccccatcctgtaattcccagcttctgccttctgcactatgcccttctgcaaaccacggttccaaatctatactgtcctcctactcctgggaagattcaggatcaggggagggggaagggggaagctcccaccattcttcctcggtgcagccctcctcagcacggtccctgactggtagatgatcctcagggtctcttccaactccacaattctatgaatctatgattttTAGCTGTGATTGCTGTATTGCAGAAAGTTGgacgacttcttcttcttcttcttcttcttcttcttcttcttcattctacctcacccatctagctgggctgccccagccactctaggccaCCCTTGGGATCCCTCACAAGACTACATTTCTATGCTTCTAATTAGGAGAGAGCTCCCACAAGGAACTGCCCTGGAAACTTCATCCACCTATTCATTATATAGTGCCATCAATCTGCATGATGCTTTACAGAGGATTGGTCTCTGCCTGAAGAGCATAAGACAATATAAACAGCGAAATGGCAGGAAAAGGGGGCAAGTGCAGTCGGACTTAAAAGTTGCATGTGTTGAGGTTTGGCTTGGAACACgcggaagctgccttattttgGTCAGACTATTTGAAGAGGCccgtagtgagaccattgatctCCTGCTGGTGAGGCTGGCTGACCTCCTGGAAAAGCAAAAttttgaccttttcctgttaggcaaagatcataagacgaccCAGATGAtcaccagattctgtgtacagatctgtagacaCAGACCATCCCTTGAcccaaactagttcgttaagaaaatccccaaactcagttccatgggtgactctgggtcatgtCTCTGTGGTAGCTTAGTTTTAAGTGtcttatcgcatttataaattttaaatttcttgttgtacattgttttaaatgtttgctttcctcctgggattgtacccccaagtgtgttttataagctggtctccgaacGTAaacaattatctatctatctatctggtcaGACCATTGGTGCGTGTAGCTCAGTTTTGTGTACAGGGGTTGCCAGCCTTTCCAGACcttcttacttttcttttttttcttttctttgtcccCTTAGCTCCTAAAGGGCTATCTGGAAGACAGGAGGCCACACAAGTCTTTCTTCTTAAAATGTAAGTTCAATAGCATTGCCTACGCTCTGCCTGGGGAATTTCACAGAGGCTGATCCTGGTTTCCTGTCAATATGCTAGATGGAACAAAGATATGCAGCCTAGCCCAGCTGTTGCCttgtgttctgttttttaaaaatatatttaaatgttattaacatataaaacacatacatatacatttacacaatacacatacacaacacactaccttattttcataacataaaacatacctacgttactatataatacctacctatgctatacatatcaacatacctacactcctaccccacacggacacccaccaagtgacttgacttccagccgttcttgttacgctactttatttttccaactagcttaaacgcatttcattatttctttaatctcttattctatcttgactttactctcctttcactctaatcattttctggattcactcaatatctgtcagaagttctactttttccacataaattttgatgtattccttaaaggtagcccactccttattcactttttgtaccatatctcctcttatcctccctgttagttcggCAATATGGAAGCGGTTGTCTTGAGGCAGCAGATTTGCTGCTTGAAGCAGTCTGGCTGCACCTAGGCTCAGCTTAGCTCGCATCCGCACCATACAGTTAAAGAACTCTTGTACCATGTTTAACAGTCAGGGGAaactcctgggaactgcagtttgttaaggatgctgagagttgtaggTCTGTGAAGTCAGTAGAGGGTGGTGTCCTTTAGGATAAGTAGAGTGTTaggcaggaggccaacagtaggtggcgccagagccagccaatcaactaattctagttttgccaccttccctcctccctgcttgagTTCTGCAAGGACAGTGCTAAGACTTAAGGTGAAGGAAGCTGATAGCaggtgccaccctctggactggttgtaaggaaGAAGGCAGATTTGTCATGAAAAACAGAGTTAGGTTCCTTTTTTACCTTTATCAGAGCATTTTCAAGAAAGACCAAATGACACAATTAATTTAATCAGTTCTATATCTGTAATTCAATAACGTCTTTATCCTTGGTTCTTCAGAGCCCAACCATCTGGTTCTCATTCATACTTCAGACATTCATGTCCATCCATATCGGCATTCAGACCCATCAAACATACTAAATATATAAGCAATTATAAAATGAGATCACATTTGATTCTCACAGACCATTCCTGTGACTTAAAAACATCTTAGTAAATCACATATATTCTGTAAGAGATTCAGCATATCCCTGAACATTCGGaacatgcatgttgttgtttgaTAGTTTGGGGAGCTTGAAACCAACTGTATTGAAAGAATACCTTTAATATTACCATAACATCAGTGCCCCACTTGCTGTAATCGACCAGTTCCcactgcacccttaacaaactacagttcccaggattccgtaaggggaagccatggctgtgaaAGTGGCCTAAGAGTTcgttaaatgtatagtgtgaatgtggccttgcgcagaggcagatttagggcagtgcaaccgGTTCTGCCACGCCGGGTGCCAAgcctagggggcgctgcagggcatcacaactatgacGTAGttaattgagcagaacagaaggtgagaggTGTGGGGCGGGGATTTTGACCTTGTACAGGGCTctactgaaatctgaaagaccaaaaTCTGTCCCACCTTGCGCATTTGTAAATAAACCCAaatattacaataataataatagtaataataatatttatttataccccgcccatctggctgggttgccccagccactctgggcggcttccaacatatatgaaagcataatgaaacatcaaacaataacaatctgatccaatataaaaagtagcaataactttaaaataaacaacttcatatcaaacaaagcaacattcaacaatccaTCAGAATCAGTGAACAGTAAAACTacacatcagcaaataataattaaacagtttgcaCTTATCAACCACAATGaagaattaccgtacttttccatgcaTAATACTAGGCTTTTTTACGTGAAAGTAATGTttaaaaagggacacgggtggcgctgtgggtaaaacctcagtgcctaggacttgccgatcgtatggtcggcggttcgaatccccgcggcggggtgagctcccatcgttcggtcccagcgcctgccaacctagcagttcgaaagcacaattaagtgcaagtagataaataggtaccgtttctagcgggaaggtaaacggcgttccgtgtgctgctctggtgccggtttggcagagcagcttcatcacgctggccacgtgacccggaagtgtctgtggacagcactggctcctggcctctagattgagatgagcgcacaaccctagagtctgtcaagactggcccgtacgggcaggggtacctttacctttacctttaatgtttaaaaattggggtcgtcttatacacggttAGTGCTGAGGAGGGACGGGTGATTTGTTGCTGCTGCGAGCCGGAGATTGTCAGGTGGCAGTGcatgtgattggtggctgtggaaatggcttttttaaatttgctgttgcaaaacaaaacaaaaacaaaaaaaagccatACGTCTCCAGATGTCATTaatactccaacttccatcagcctcagctagcacagccagtggtaagggataataggaactgtagtccagcaacagctgtggGGAGAAGGGGGCACAGGGTCTTCAGGCCTGCTGACTTTAGGCACTCCTTTGCTTTGTCACAGAAAAGTGTCAGGACTGCATCACATAATCACATTTTATGTCTGTAGCAATCTCTAAAGAAGGGTGCTTATCTGCATTTTCCCGCCAACAATAAACAGACCAGGGGAGCAATGCACCCAGCTTTAAGATACGACACACTTTTTCATGTGTGGGGCTGGCCCTGTGTTTCTAAGAAGACATGCAAAGTGACCCTCTGATGATTCAAAATGGTTTGAACGTGGTTATTGGGCTTCTGGGGTTTCTCTTCTGCTGCAAAACAGACGCACACCTAACTTCAGGGCAACAAGCCTGGAAATGCTCAAGTGTAAAACAACCACCGAAACAGGCCTCACTCTGCTTCTTTCTTGGAAAAGGCTTTTTAGACATGTCCAGTAAGGAGTCCAGGTACCACTTGCATGACAGCATGAGCAAGATCAGGGCTCCAGCGCAAATCATCTGGGGAAGGGAGGACAAGGTAAGCTAACTGGTTAAATCAGCAATGGTACACTGGGCTAAAGATTTAGGTCATCATATTGACATGACCTCATGGGGGGAAACTGTGGAGAGTGGATATGAAATTTACAGcccattttaaaggaaaatttttATGAAAACGATATACAGGTGGTATTTAATGCCaaataaattagcaaagatgtatggACTGTGTCCAATAAATTCTGGAAGTGTAAGCATAAGGAATGGACAAAGCAAGCTGTATTTGTAGGTAGAGTTAGACAGATGTAACAAATTGAGAGAACTGTTCATGAAATGGTCCTGAACTGGTCTCCTGCAGTGTGCTtcggtaataataatgataatttatgaTTTATTATTGATTAGAGTATTTGTGTGAGATTGTACAGGAAAAAtacggaataacagatacaatcttgcttaaaatgtatataggaagtgcagtgtaagcgatggaagtcaatcaatgaaattttattattattctcatattgagatatttgtagaataaatttggaagaaactcttccaacttttcttcttcttttctctttattttttcttcttcttttatcttcttttatcttttgttccttttttcttatatatgtgcttatttgaaatatatatgtatgtatgtatgtatttgcaatattctgcttatattttgtaacaattatgttaaataaataaaaaattatttaaaaaaaataaattgaaacaaTGCAcacattgttttgttgtttaggtGATGGATCCTTCCGGGGCAGAAATGTTAGCCAAAGCCATCCCTTCCTCCCAAGTACACATGCTGGAGAAATGTGGACATTTCATCACTCTCGATAGACCCAGGAAACTGTCAAAACTACTTCTGGAATTCCACTATTTAGTCTGTGGCACAGCGGAGAATAAGAAGATGGCGTAAACCACGCCAAGGATGGTACCTCAGAAAGGACAATGTGGACACGACATTTTGAATGTCtgtgaatgtcccccccccccccgcatttttcACAACAAAAGGTTTATGGAATATGATATATGGGCTCTCCACAGGGCCTAAACAGAACTGAGGAATTTGCATGCTTCACTTTCCATGTCGCAACTTGTAATTAGGTCACGTCGGTGGGGAGAAACCAACCAACTTGTGGGTATTAGATTTCAGATTGCGATCCTATCTAGGGGCGAGCCCCATTGAATGCACTGGAAGATATTTATAAGTAAACAAGTGAAGGGTTGCACCAGATGGCTGCAATGTTATGCATACTTAACTGGGAATAAGTTCTCTTGAACTCGATGGGTGTAACACTGCAGAAAAAGCACTGAAACTGTGGAAGATAAAATAGGCCTCCTCAATCTAAGGAAGAatgttttgaaatacagtggtacctcgggttacgtacgcttcaggttacataagcttcaggttacagactccgctaacccagaaatagtgcttcaggttaagaacttttcttcaggatgagaacagaaatcgtgctccggcggagcggcagcagcaggaggccccattagctaaagtggtgcttcaggttaagaacagtttcaggttaagaacggacctccggaacgaattaagtacttaacctgaggtaacactgtatggtGAAATCATCTAAGGTACATGGCATTTTTGAACActtccccccattttaaaacTGAACTGTATCCACATATGAAATCTTTGCTTAATTTTGACCTGTTGCCAGCAAGTCACCCAGCCACCTCCTATGAATATTTGACTTATGCATCAGAGCAGGAGAACGCATTAGATAAAGGTGAGTCCCAGGGTGAAAAAACTGGGGTTGGTCAGAGGCAAAGCTGGGTCTCTGCAAGATGGCATGATTTGAAGCAAGGACCCTTGAAGTGCTTTGTGGTGCTTTGATGatgcagatattttaaaaatgctgcagaCAAGCATCTCCTAAAAGTGAACGTACCTGTCATTCACCCAaaggtcccagagtgggttacaacaattaaagcaCAAACAAGTTACAGAAATGAGGTGAGTCCTAAAAATATGTATCTTGGGTGTTAAAAGCCAGGGTAAagtggtgtgtcttcagcattcaccaaaacctatacagtggtaccttggttctcaaacttaatctgttctggaagtccgttccaaaaccaaagcattccaaaaccaaggcgctctttcccatagaaagtcatgcaaaatggattaatccgttccagcaatttaacatgaattttgctatctaacgagaccattgatccataaaatgaaagcaataaacaaggtACACAAAGTCACacaagcaatcaatcaatcagtagctgaactgggttccacacagtcacaaaaacaaaaaaaagctgcaaaataaacatgcaaaataaatagcaaaaatagacggacctcagtgtaacactcaaaacggaagtgagACACTCAAAtcgtcagcgtaacactcaaaaaggagcatgttcagcttcagAAAATCGTTCGCAAAGCGGAACACTTACTtcagggtttgcagtgtttgggttccaagttgtttgagtaccaaggtgttgagaaccaaggtaccactgtataatgaagatgccagacacAACGCTGTTCTACAACATAGGGGCTTCCACAGAGAATGCCTTCTCCTGGACTACAACTACACTGTCTGAGGAGCCATTAGCGTCCCCTTTGCTGAACATAACACCTGAGGggatctgtagggaaggaggcaggcttTCAGGTGTTTAGGACCATGTCAGGGTCAGATGATGGGGAAGGGGGACCAAACACCAgaacagagggagcgctcctctGTGACGGACAGGCCCAGCCAATCAGAGAGAATGCTTGTACCTGGAAATCAAATCCTCCTTAGCTCCCACCAGCAAATCAATGTTAAAAATTTCTAGCACAAAAGCTCCtggatctaccgtatttttcgcactataggacacactttttcccctccaaaaatgaaggggaaatgtgtgcgtgtcctatggtgcgaatgcaggctttcgctgaagcctggagagcgagaggggtcggtgcgcaccgacccctctcgctctccaggcttcaggagagccccaccgccagccccacaagctcgggggacagcagggaggcggaatcccgccatcccgctgtcccccgacttggttagaaggctggcggggggggggagaagcctgctcctccccgtcgccagccccgcaaactcgggggacagcgggagaggcgcagcactGCCAAAGGGATGGATGATATTGATAAGCAAAGAAAAGCCAGGAGAGGGCACCAAGCGCCAAGAAAATGTCCCCAAGAAATGTCTGGTTTTAAGTTATTTTTTACTGACCACGCCTGCAGATTCCCTGCTTTGTTACGACCTCAGCTCTTAGGGTTGGGGCTGGCATGTGGGTAGCAGAGCCAGCCGGCCCATGAGGTGATGTGAGGCAGTCTCCTCGGTCAGCAGACCTGGCCTCCTCCACATGTGCTCATCTGCCG is from Podarcis muralis chromosome 2, rPodMur119.hap1.1, whole genome shotgun sequence and encodes:
- the LOC114592779 gene encoding monoacylglycerol lipase ABHD6-like; protein product: MNFTLGKMLMLIAFFFVGIFSTIFNRRYSHWTLLLFRIMIRCKRLKRGVKVKFVEHEGYRFCYFCRGKPGSQPSVLMLHGFSFNKDMWLDTIKLFPKDLHVVCLDMPGHGETTRLLAESYTAVNQAKMIHQFVECIGLNQKPFHLVGMSMGGTIAGIYAAQYPSDISRLSLLCPPGLRNAADNEFIKRLKELRKSTNSHSNPLVPLTVKQGESLLRLGLYHPSSTNMQLLKGYLEDRRPHKSFFLKCFLDMSSKESRYHLHDSMSKIRAPAQIIWGREDKVMDPSGAEMLAKAIPSSQVHMLEKCGHFITLDRPRKLSKLLLEFHYLVCGTAENKKMA